A single region of the Prevotella sp. HUN102 genome encodes:
- a CDS encoding pseudouridine synthase, with product MAEDLENKEGQSDQNEINREGYSPVGQSDYQRDYRSTGRTQRPRIQSQRAYGSDSGSEGGFRPEGFGAGLQGNGNGERSQGGYRPRTNSYGNNGYQPRQGGYNNRQGGYQARPQQGYRPRYNNNDGEEGGYQSRQGGYNNRQGGYQARPQQGYRPRYNNNDSEEGGYQNRNKETGYQSRPQQGYRPRYNNDGEGGGYQSNGYQNRGGYNNNRQNGGYQSRGGYNNNRQGGGYQSRGGYNNNRGGGYNNRGGYNNNRGGYGQQGGYRQHSADYDPNAKYSLKKRIEYKEENIDPNEPLRLNKYLSNAGVCSRREADEFIQSGVVTVNGEVVTELGTKVLRGDEVKFKDEIVSLEKKVYVLLNKPKDYVTTSDDPQQRKTVMDLVKNACPERIYPVGRLDRNTTGVLLLTNDGDLASKLTHPKFLKKKVYHVFLDKPVTPQTLQQISDGIELEDGEIKADAIEYADERDQTQVGIEIHSGKNRIVRRIFESLGYRVVKLDRVQFAGLTKKNLRRGDWRFLTEQEVDMLRMGAFE from the coding sequence ATGGCAGAAGATTTAGAAAACAAAGAAGGTCAGTCTGACCAAAACGAGATTAACCGTGAAGGCTACTCGCCTGTTGGACAGAGCGATTATCAGAGAGATTATCGTAGTACAGGACGCACACAACGTCCTCGTATTCAGTCGCAGCGTGCTTATGGCAGCGACAGTGGCAGCGAAGGTGGATTCCGTCCGGAAGGATTCGGGGCAGGTCTTCAAGGCAATGGCAATGGAGAGCGTTCACAAGGTGGTTATCGCCCACGCACAAACAGCTATGGAAACAATGGTTATCAACCTCGTCAGGGTGGTTACAACAATCGTCAGGGCGGCTATCAGGCACGTCCACAGCAGGGCTATCGTCCACGCTACAACAATAATGATGGCGAAGAGGGAGGCTACCAGTCTCGTCAGGGTGGTTACAACAACCGTCAGGGCGGCTATCAGGCACGTCCACAGCAGGGCTATCGTCCACGCTACAACAATAATGATAGCGAAGAAGGAGGTTACCAGAACCGTAATAAGGAAACTGGTTACCAGTCTCGTCCACAGCAAGGCTATCGCCCTCGCTACAACAATGATGGCGAAGGGGGGGGGTACCAGTCTAATGGCTATCAGAACCGTGGTGGTTACAACAACAACCGACAGAATGGAGGCTATCAGAGCCGTGGTGGCTACAACAACAATCGTCAAGGTGGTGGTTATCAGAGTCGCGGCGGCTATAATAATAATCGTGGTGGTGGCTACAACAATCGTGGTGGATATAATAACAACCGTGGTGGTTACGGACAACAGGGTGGTTATCGTCAGCACAGTGCCGACTATGATCCCAATGCAAAGTATTCTCTGAAGAAGCGGATAGAATACAAGGAAGAGAACATTGACCCGAATGAACCACTTCGTCTCAATAAATATTTATCTAATGCAGGTGTATGCTCACGCCGCGAGGCTGATGAATTTATCCAGTCTGGAGTTGTAACCGTAAATGGTGAAGTTGTAACAGAACTCGGAACAAAGGTGTTGCGTGGCGATGAGGTTAAGTTCAAGGACGAAATCGTATCTTTGGAAAAGAAGGTTTATGTGCTCTTGAACAAGCCGAAAGACTATGTAACAACGAGCGATGATCCTCAGCAGCGCAAGACCGTTATGGATCTCGTGAAGAATGCTTGTCCGGAGCGTATTTATCCGGTGGGGCGTCTCGACCGTAACACTACTGGTGTACTTCTTCTTACAAATGATGGCGACCTTGCCAGCAAACTCACTCATCCTAAGTTCCTGAAGAAGAAAGTTTACCACGTATTCCTCGATAAGCCGGTTACACCACAAACTCTTCAGCAAATTTCTGATGGTATCGAACTGGAAGATGGCGAAATCAAGGCTGATGCAATCGAATATGCAGACGAGCGCGACCAAACACAGGTGGGCATTGAAATCCACAGTGGTAAGAACCGTATCGTTCGCCGTATTTTCGAGAGCCTCGGTTATCGTGTCGTGAAACTCGACCGTGTTCAGTTTGCAGGACTTACAAAGAAGAATCTCCGTCGCGGCGATTGGCGTTTCCTTACCGAACAGGAAGTTGATATGCTGCGTATGGGTGCATTTGAATAA
- the asnS gene encoding asparagine--tRNA ligase: MKRTKVVDALSCTDFGKDINVRGWVRSHRSSKAVDFIALNDGSTIKNIQVVVDPSSMDAEELKSITTGACISVTGILVESQGKGQTSEIQCKEIEIYGLCPSDYPMQKKGQSFEYMRKYGHMRLRTNTFGAVFRIRHNMAMAIHQYFHEHGFYYFHTPLITGSDAEGAGNMFQVTTLDLDRVAQSKETDYSADFFGKKTHLTVSGQLEGELGATALGAIYTFGPTFRAENSNTPRHLAEFWMVEPEVAFIDQQELMDLEEDFIKYCVRWALEKCKDDLEFLNQMIDKELIARLEGVLKETFVRLTYTEGFEILKKAQADGYKFEFPVAEWGMDLSSEHERYLVEEHFKRPVIMTDYPSEIKSFYMKKNADGKTMQGTDVLFPRIGEIIGGSVREESYEKLLGEIKARGMKEEVYDWYLDTRKYGTCPHGGFGLGFERLILFVTGMQNIRDVIPFARTPKNAEF, translated from the coding sequence ATGAAAAGAACAAAAGTCGTCGATGCATTGAGTTGCACCGACTTTGGAAAAGATATCAACGTTCGCGGTTGGGTTCGCTCCCATCGCAGCAGTAAGGCTGTCGATTTCATTGCTTTGAACGACGGTTCTACTATCAAAAACATTCAGGTTGTTGTAGACCCATCTTCAATGGATGCAGAAGAGCTGAAGAGCATCACTACCGGTGCCTGCATCAGCGTAACCGGTATTCTCGTTGAAAGTCAGGGCAAGGGACAAACCTCCGAAATTCAGTGCAAGGAAATAGAAATCTATGGCCTGTGTCCAAGCGATTATCCTATGCAGAAGAAGGGACAGAGCTTCGAATATATGCGCAAATACGGTCATATGCGTTTGCGTACCAATACTTTCGGTGCTGTATTCCGTATTCGCCACAATATGGCAATGGCTATCCATCAGTATTTCCACGAGCACGGATTCTACTATTTCCATACTCCGCTGATTACAGGAAGCGATGCCGAAGGTGCAGGAAATATGTTCCAAGTGACAACGCTCGACCTCGACCGTGTTGCGCAATCTAAGGAAACTGATTACAGTGCAGACTTCTTCGGAAAGAAGACACATCTTACAGTATCCGGCCAGTTGGAAGGCGAATTGGGTGCAACGGCACTCGGTGCCATTTATACTTTCGGTCCAACTTTCCGTGCCGAGAATTCAAACACTCCTCGCCATTTGGCTGAGTTCTGGATGGTCGAGCCTGAAGTAGCGTTTATCGACCAACAGGAACTGATGGATCTTGAAGAAGATTTCATCAAGTATTGTGTTCGTTGGGCACTCGAAAAGTGTAAGGACGACCTTGAATTCCTCAATCAGATGATTGACAAGGAACTCATCGCCCGTCTGGAGGGCGTATTGAAGGAAACATTCGTTCGCCTGACCTACACCGAAGGCTTTGAAATCCTCAAGAAAGCACAGGCGGACGGCTACAAGTTTGAATTCCCTGTTGCTGAATGGGGAATGGATCTCAGCAGCGAGCACGAGCGTTATCTTGTAGAAGAACACTTCAAACGTCCGGTTATTATGACCGACTATCCAAGCGAAATCAAGTCGTTCTATATGAAGAAGAATGCCGATGGCAAGACAATGCAGGGGACAGACGTTCTCTTCCCGCGTATTGGTGAAATCATCGGCGGTTCTGTTCGTGAAGAGAGTTACGAGAAACTGTTGGGTGAAATCAAGGCACGTGGAATGAAGGAAGAAGTTTACGACTGGTATCTCGATACCCGCAAGTACGGAACTTGCCCTCACGGTGGTTTCGGTCTTGGTTTCGAGCGTCTCATCCTTTTCGTAACAGGTATGCAGAACATTCGCGACGTGATTCCATTCGCACGTACACCAAAGAATGCCGAATTCTAA
- a CDS encoding AAA family ATPase, translating to MQKYADYIEEIEIDSLWGGKKHIRWTLDRQVNILSGINGVGKSTILNKVVKGLTQGGEFPSHLLKGVHLKVYPEDAKWIRFDIIRSFDRPLMNMESISKVDLNLATELDWQLFQLQRKYLDYQVNIGNRIIEVLQSGDADAAGKAQAISAPKKRFQDIVDELFAETGKQIVRSENEICFSQIGETLYPYQLSSGEKQMLAILLTVLVEDNQQYVLFMDEPEVSLHVDWQKRLIDLILDLNPNVQIILTTHSPAVIMNGWMDKVTEVTEITED from the coding sequence ATGCAGAAATATGCCGATTACATAGAAGAGATTGAGATTGATTCCCTCTGGGGTGGCAAGAAACACATCAGATGGACGTTGGACCGACAGGTGAATATCCTGAGCGGTATCAACGGCGTGGGCAAGAGCACCATCCTGAACAAGGTGGTCAAGGGGCTGACGCAGGGAGGAGAGTTCCCCAGCCATTTGCTCAAGGGCGTGCATCTGAAGGTTTATCCGGAGGATGCGAAATGGATCAGGTTCGACATTATCCGTTCCTTCGACCGTCCGCTGATGAATATGGAGAGCATCAGCAAGGTGGACCTGAACCTTGCCACCGAGTTGGACTGGCAGCTTTTTCAGCTCCAGCGCAAGTATCTGGACTATCAGGTGAATATCGGCAACCGGATTATCGAGGTGCTCCAAAGCGGCGATGCCGATGCAGCCGGCAAAGCACAGGCCATTTCGGCACCAAAGAAACGCTTTCAGGACATCGTGGACGAACTGTTTGCCGAAACCGGCAAGCAGATTGTGCGCTCGGAAAACGAGATATGCTTCTCGCAGATTGGCGAGACTCTGTATCCATATCAGCTCTCGAGCGGCGAAAAACAGATGCTCGCCATACTGCTGACGGTGCTCGTGGAAGACAATCAGCAGTACGTACTCTTTATGGACGAACCCGAAGTGAGCCTGCACGTGGACTGGCAGAAACGGCTGATAGACCTGATTCTCGACCTGAACCCGAACGTTCAGATTATTCTCACCACGCACAGCCCTGCCGTCATAATGAACGGATGGATGGACAAGGTAACGGAGGTAACGGAAATTACCGAGGACTAA
- a CDS encoding DUF4435 domain-containing protein — protein MGKGLKDNLSSDYIQASNRLNGRKARTRIVAYVESYDDIFFWRTVLTGFENDQRYFEVMLPSRQNLTRGKKSVLMNLISKKVGENMIACVDADYDYLLQDTTQVSHEVNHNPFVFHTYAYAIENLQCYAPSLHDVTVAVTLNDQSIFDFEEYLRQFSEAVFPLFVWSIWFYRNNIYGKFTITDFNKVIDVGHFTFERAYANIQNVRRKVARRIQQFHRDYPDAKESYLKVKDDIRALGVTPQTTYLYIQGHHLFDTVVVPALKKTCDKLIRDREMEISRNAVHAVQRRNELSSYGHSTEEIIPMLRRHVGYINSEPFRRLQEDLRLFLDKEGEDKGVKGS, from the coding sequence ATGGGAAAAGGTCTCAAGGACAATCTGTCGTCAGACTATATTCAGGCATCCAACCGTCTGAACGGTCGCAAGGCACGCACAAGGATTGTGGCTTACGTGGAATCGTACGACGATATTTTCTTCTGGCGAACGGTGCTCACGGGATTCGAGAACGACCAACGCTATTTTGAAGTGATGCTGCCCTCACGGCAGAATCTCACGCGGGGAAAGAAGTCGGTGCTGATGAATCTCATATCGAAAAAGGTGGGCGAGAATATGATTGCCTGTGTGGATGCCGACTACGACTACCTGCTTCAGGACACGACACAGGTTTCGCACGAGGTAAACCACAATCCCTTCGTATTCCACACCTACGCCTATGCCATCGAAAACCTGCAATGCTATGCGCCGAGTCTGCACGACGTAACGGTGGCAGTAACGCTGAACGACCAGAGCATATTCGACTTTGAGGAATATCTCAGGCAGTTCAGCGAGGCCGTCTTCCCTCTCTTCGTGTGGAGCATCTGGTTCTACCGGAATAACATATACGGAAAGTTCACGATTACGGACTTCAACAAAGTGATAGATGTAGGTCATTTCACATTTGAAAGGGCTTACGCCAACATTCAGAACGTAAGGCGGAAGGTGGCAAGAAGGATACAGCAGTTCCACCGCGATTATCCCGATGCCAAGGAAAGCTACCTGAAAGTAAAGGACGACATCCGTGCACTGGGCGTAACGCCACAGACCACCTATCTCTACATTCAGGGCCATCATCTGTTCGATACCGTCGTAGTGCCCGCATTGAAGAAGACCTGCGACAAGCTGATTCGCGACCGTGAAATGGAAATCAGCCGAAATGCCGTACACGCCGTGCAGCGCAGAAACGAACTTTCCAGTTACGGACACAGCACCGAAGAGATTATTCCAATGCTCCGCCGACACGTCGGCTATATCAACTCCGAGCCGTTCCGCCGACTGCAAGAGGATTTGAGGCTGTTTTTGGATAAAGAAGGAGAGGATAAAGGAGTGAAAGGGAGTTAA
- a CDS encoding OmpA family protein: MKKLLMVLAIAGVSVSGFAQDYVPVKKHSVATNSFWSNWFVQVGAEWNAWYSGQEHGRDAKNSPFKSFRGNPGVGLAVGKWFTPGLGLRTKIQGIWGKRVGATDTNASKLDNGNKYWILQEHIMFNVSNLIFGYNKNRVWNVIPFVGGGVGRSMSHNFYGMGLSAGVQSSWRLSDVVRVYAEAGYNRYEGDVDGYDQGYGDRGWVSHDNNLYVELGLNFNLGKNDWDPVPDVDAINAQHQSALDALNARLRDAEAENARLRNELANQKPVETVSESVKQLIATPVSVFFNLNKTNIASQKDLVNVQALAKYAVENNNNLLVTGYADASTGSADHNQWLSEERAKTVAGELVKMGVSDSKITTVGKGGVTILSPISFDRRATVQITE, translated from the coding sequence ATGAAAAAATTATTAATGGTATTGGCAATAGCTGGCGTTTCTGTATCTGGCTTTGCTCAGGATTATGTACCTGTAAAGAAGCACAGTGTAGCTACTAATTCATTCTGGAGCAACTGGTTTGTACAGGTAGGTGCAGAATGGAATGCTTGGTATTCTGGTCAGGAACACGGACGTGATGCAAAGAACAGTCCATTTAAGAGTTTCCGCGGCAATCCAGGTGTGGGTCTTGCAGTAGGTAAGTGGTTTACTCCAGGCCTCGGTCTTCGTACTAAGATTCAGGGTATTTGGGGCAAGCGAGTTGGTGCTACTGATACTAATGCGTCAAAACTTGACAATGGCAACAAGTATTGGATCCTCCAGGAACACATTATGTTCAACGTTAGCAATTTGATCTTTGGTTACAACAAGAATCGTGTTTGGAACGTTATTCCGTTCGTCGGTGGTGGTGTTGGCCGTTCTATGAGCCATAACTTCTATGGTATGGGGCTTAGTGCCGGTGTTCAGTCATCTTGGCGTTTGAGCGATGTTGTTCGCGTTTATGCAGAAGCTGGTTACAACCGTTACGAAGGTGATGTCGATGGTTACGATCAGGGGTACGGAGACCGTGGTTGGGTTTCTCACGATAACAACTTGTACGTAGAACTCGGTCTTAACTTCAACTTGGGTAAGAACGATTGGGATCCAGTTCCTGATGTAGATGCCATCAATGCACAGCATCAGTCTGCTCTCGATGCTTTGAATGCTCGTCTTCGTGACGCTGAAGCTGAAAATGCTCGTCTTCGCAATGAACTTGCAAACCAAAAGCCAGTTGAAACAGTTTCAGAGTCTGTTAAGCAGTTGATTGCAACTCCTGTTTCTGTATTCTTCAATCTCAATAAGACAAACATTGCATCTCAGAAAGATCTCGTAAATGTACAGGCACTTGCAAAGTATGCTGTTGAAAATAACAACAACCTTCTCGTTACTGGTTATGCTGATGCATCAACAGGTTCTGCTGACCACAACCAGTGGTTGTCTGAAGAGCGTGCTAAGACTGTTGCAGGCGAACTCGTTAAGATGGGTGTATCTGACAGCAAGATTACAACTGTTGGTAAGGGTGGTGTAACAATTTTGTCCCCAATCTCTTTCGACCGTCGCGCTACTGTTCAGATTACAGAATAA
- the purB gene encoding adenylosuccinate lyase, with product MVLDVLTAVSPVDGRYRGKADSLARYFSEFALIKYRLRVEIEYFISLCELPLPQLASFDKSLFEQLRGIYRNMTEVEAQRVKDIEKITNHDVKAIEYFIKEEFDKIDGLDAYKEFIHFGLTSQDINNTSVPLSILEALNEVYFPQVEELIAQLQEYANEWKEVPMLAKTHGQPASPTRLGKEIEVFVYRLQEQLDTLRACKVTAKFGGATGNFNAHHVAYPEYDWKAFGNKFVSEKLGLQREQWTTQISNYDHLGSIFDAIRRINTIIIDLDRDFWMYISMEYFKQKIKKGEVGSSAMPHKVNPIDFENSEGNLGIANAILQFLAQKLPVSRLQRDLTDSTVLRNVGVPFGHGIIAIQSTLKGLRKLILNQEKLNEDLENTWAVVAEAIQTILRREAYPNPYEALKALTRTNEKMTAESIHAFIQTLQVSDAVKDELMAITPQNYTGL from the coding sequence ATGGTTCTCGATGTACTGACAGCCGTGTCGCCAGTTGATGGCCGCTACAGAGGCAAAGCCGATAGTCTGGCTCGCTATTTTTCCGAATTTGCACTGATTAAATACCGTTTACGTGTAGAGATAGAATATTTTATCTCCTTATGCGAATTACCCTTGCCGCAATTAGCAAGTTTCGATAAAAGTCTTTTTGAGCAGTTGCGTGGTATTTATCGCAATATGACTGAGGTTGAAGCCCAACGAGTGAAAGACATTGAAAAGATTACCAATCACGATGTGAAGGCCATTGAATATTTTATCAAAGAGGAATTTGATAAAATTGATGGTTTGGATGCTTATAAAGAGTTTATTCATTTCGGACTTACTTCACAGGATATCAACAATACAAGTGTTCCTTTATCAATCTTGGAAGCATTAAACGAGGTTTATTTTCCACAGGTTGAAGAGCTGATTGCGCAGTTGCAGGAATATGCAAATGAGTGGAAAGAAGTGCCAATGTTGGCTAAAACCCACGGTCAGCCAGCTTCGCCGACACGTTTGGGCAAGGAAATTGAAGTATTCGTATATCGTTTGCAAGAACAGTTGGATACGTTGAGGGCTTGCAAGGTTACGGCAAAGTTTGGTGGTGCAACGGGTAATTTCAATGCCCATCACGTGGCTTATCCTGAATATGATTGGAAGGCATTTGGCAATAAATTCGTGAGTGAAAAGCTTGGGCTGCAGCGTGAGCAGTGGACCACGCAGATAAGCAACTACGATCATCTTGGTTCCATCTTTGATGCGATTCGCCGAATCAATACTATCATTATCGACCTTGACCGCGATTTCTGGATGTATATCTCAATGGAATATTTCAAGCAGAAGATCAAGAAGGGCGAAGTAGGCTCAAGCGCAATGCCGCACAAGGTGAATCCGATTGATTTTGAGAATAGCGAAGGAAATCTTGGCATTGCAAATGCAATACTTCAGTTCCTTGCACAGAAGTTACCGGTTAGCAGATTGCAGCGAGACCTGACGGACTCAACCGTCCTGCGCAATGTAGGAGTGCCTTTCGGACACGGAATCATCGCCATTCAAAGCACATTGAAAGGCTTGCGCAAGCTGATTCTCAATCAGGAAAAATTAAATGAAGACTTGGAGAATACTTGGGCAGTAGTGGCAGAAGCTATTCAAACCATCCTTCGTCGTGAGGCATATCCTAATCCATACGAAGCCTTGAAAGCCCTGACGCGCACGAATGAAAAGATGACGGCTGAGAGCATTCACGCTTTTATACAGACACTTCAGGTGAGCGATGCCGTTAAGGATGAACTGATGGCAATCACTCCACAAAACTATACAGGGCTTTAA